One part of the Dermacentor silvarum isolate Dsil-2018 chromosome 6, BIME_Dsil_1.4, whole genome shotgun sequence genome encodes these proteins:
- the LOC119457006 gene encoding leucine-rich repeat transmembrane neuronal protein 1 has translation MTAWPLGYQVCGLLLASYHFAAVNMVAPDEPEFEDSDQRFCSRYKCCLQEPGHLNMDCSARNASELQGVSVPAPIVSLSLQHNSISQLQPGSFTLAPTLSRLDLSHNKIASISQGWWLPISGNHSNATSGLKSSNAMQLVNSSSFNGLNTLVALDLSYNRIRILNGESFAGLTNLEELVVDHNPIYYLRGDAFSPLPRLRVLQMNYLAHVVVPSTAFRFVPRVMSLGLAGNGLRNVPQGVFPTLKSLRSLDLSRNLFRVITGSNLHSLPMLSVLRLNDLHQLSKVDAHAFGVLPNLKELHLSYNPKLTEVAKNFIVLPHARLLLLPVFSTTRDNIAPDSIYTFCGLIVRASGPQQSCDVQVDPQAFHSDLHGHRVQLDELHLRHTGLRSLSPKLQDWNRLKAVDLSENAWTCDCRLSWMANLAAKLLPDQRPKCAAPLSLQGRPVGDLLPYEFSCEDAGSPELTSSIVLLCIIIASAAVTVVGMVIHKHCSHRQAPGHSRILESTV, from the exons ATGACAGCGTGGCCTCTGGGATATCAGGTCTGCGGGTTGCTCTTGGCATCCTATCACTTCGCTGCGGTCAACATGGTGGCGCCTGACGAGCCAGAGTTCGAGGATAGCGACCAAAGATTCTGCAGCAGATACAAGTGCTGTCTTCAGGAGCCGGGCCATCTGAACATGGACTGCTCGGCCCGAAACGCCTCCGAGCTCCAAGGAGTCTCGGTTCCTGCACCGATCGTGTCGCTGTCGCTGCAGCACAACAGCATCTCGCAGCTACAGCCAGGCTCCTTCACGTTGGCGCCCACACTTTCGAGGCTTGACCTGTCGCACAACAAGATCGCTTCTATCTCACAAGGCTGGTGGCTGCCGATCAGCGGCAACCATAGTAACGCGACGTCGGGGCTCAAGTCCAGCAACGCGATGCAGCTCGTCAACAGCTCTTCCTTCAACGGACTGAACACGCTCGTGGCACTCGACCTCAGCTACAACCGGATCCGCATCCTCAACGGCGAGAGCTTCGCGGGATTGACGAATCTCGAGGAACTCGTGGTGGACCACAACCCAATCTACTATTTGCGGGGCGACGCCTTCTCGCCTCTCCCGCGACTTCGCGTGCTTCAGATGAACTACTTGGCGCACGTGGTAGTTCCTTCAACTGCCTTTCGTTTCGTGCCCCGCGTCATGAGTCTAGGGCTGGCCGGTAACGGCCTCCGAAACGTGCCCCAGGGGGTCTTCCCGACGCTCAAGTCGCTGCGTTCTCTCGATCTGAGCCGGAACCTGTTTAGAGTCATCACCGGCTCGAACCTGCATAGCTTGCCGATGCTGAGCGTACTGCGTCTCAACGACCTGCACCAGCTATCCAAGGTGGATGCGCACGCCTTCGGAGTCCTGCCCAACCTGAAGGAGCTGCACCTCAGCTACAACCCGAAGCTGACGGAGGTAGCCAAGAACTTTAT TGTCTTGCCGCACGCTCGTCTTCTGTTGTTACCGGTGTTTAGCACCACTCGTGACAACATTGCTCCCGATAGTATATATACATTTTGCGGTCTTATAGTACGAGCAAGCGGCCCCCAGCAGTCGTGCGACGTGCAGGTGGACCCGCAAGCCTTCCACAGCGACTTGCACGGCCACCGTGTGCAGCTTGACGAGCTTCACCTGCGCCACACGGGCCTGCGCAGCCTCTCCCCAAAGCTGCAGGACTGGAACCGACTCAAGGCCGTGGACCTGAGCGAGAACGCGTGGACGTGCGACTGTCGGCTCAGCTGGATGGCGAACCTGGCGGCCAAGCTGCTGCCCGACCAAAGGCCCAA GTGCGCGGCACCACTCAGCCTGCAGGGGCGTCCCGTAGGTGACTTGCTGCCTTACGAGTTCTCGTGCGAAGATGCCGGCTCGCCCGAGCTCACCTCGTCCATCGTCCTGCTGTGCATCATCATCGCGTCGGCAGCAGTCACTGTCGTCGGCATGGTCATCCACAAGCACTGCTCGCACCGACAGGCGCCAGGACATTCGCGCATTCTCGAGTCCACCGTCTGA